In bacterium, the genomic window CGGGTCGCCACGATCGTGCGGAAGAGGATTTTTCCCGAGGATACGGCCAGTTGGTACCGGTCTTCCCTGACCTGGGTGAGGTTCTGCTGCAGGGAGAGCGCGGTCCCGAGGGCGAACAGTGCGCCGACAAGGAAGAGGAGGTTCCGGATGTGCCCGGTCTTTTCTCCCCTGGTACCGGCCATGTGCTCCCTCCCACCCGTCATATTATCGGATACCCGCCGGACAGGATGAACTATATTCGCAGATGTGAATTAGCTGTCCAGTTCCGGCGAGTGCGGCTTGATGTCGATCACCGGCGTGCCGTCGATCGCGTCCATCCCCCGGACGCGCAGCACGTTCCCTTCGATCGCGAGCAATGCGACCGTGTGAAGCGATACGGGGTTGGGGCGGTGGGGCGAGCGGGTCGAGAAGACACCGCGTTCCGGCAGCATCTCCTGATCCCGGGGGTGGACCTTCAGGCGTTCCCGGTCCGCACCGTGCATCCAGCAGAGCACGATGATCTTCCCGCCCTTGCGATGTCCGGCGTCGACGGAGTCGTCGTTCCCCGCCGCCGCAACGCGCCGCTCGAGCCCGACCAGCGCGGGGAGATACGCCGGGTCGACGACGATCTCCGCCTCCTGGCACGTCAGCGCCCCCTGCTTCGGGGCATCCGCCGCGTCCTTCAACGCCGATCGGACGACCCCGACCGGCCGCAGGATGTACTCCGTCATTCGCTCTTCCTTCGCGTTCGGCTTCCGTGATGTCCGCCCACGCGGCTTTTGCTAAGATACACCATTCCTTTGGTGACGGAAGGGAGGTGATCTCCTTGGTGGATTCGATGCCTTCGCCCCGCCGCGCGCGTTGAGACGCGGGCGGCCGCCCCGCCGGTCGGCGGGGAGCACGAGCAGAGTCGCTGTTCCCATTACCGAGACGAAAGGAGATCCCTTCCCATGTCCGACGAACGGGTTTTTCCGGATGTATCCCGCGGTGACTTTCTGAAGCTGGCCGGCCTCTCCGCCCTTCTCCCCCTGATCGGTTCCACTCCCTCGGCATCCGCGGCGGAAAGCCGGGAACGGGTCTACGTCGTGACGCACTCCGACGACGACGTGGACCGCGCGGCCCTCGCCCTGCTGCTGGCGGGGATCGACGCAAAAAGGATCGGCAAGGAGCTTTCCGCCGTCACGGTCTGGTTCACCCTGCAGGGAGGGAAACTTTGCAAGAAAGGGGTCGCGGAGGGGCTCAACTCCCCGATCTTCAAGAAGTTCGGTACCCTGGCCGACATCCTCGGCGAAGCCGTGAAGGCGGGTGCGAAGCTCGCCGCGTGCCCCTTCTGCGTCGACTTCTACGAGATTCCGAAGACGGAGTACCTCGACGGGCTGGAGCGCAAGGGCGGCGATTTCGTGGCGGCGCAGGTCGGCAAGGCCGACGTGATCTGGATGTAGCGCGGGCGGGCGGGGGGGGGCACTCAGTACAGTTCGTACTTCAGCAGGCGGCAGTCGATCGGCCCGTTCATGACGGGGAATTTCCGCGACGCCTTCAGGCCGAGGAAGCGGGTGACGGCGGAGTTGCCGGATAACAGGTACGCTGTCCACCCCCGGCACCGTTTTTTGAGCGCCTCCCCCATCTCCCGGTAGAAGGTTTCGACCTCCTCGCCGCCGGGGAGGCGGACGCCGTACGGGGGATTGCACAGGATCGTCCCCGGCCCCGGCCCGGGGTCGAAATTCCGGATGGATCGGGCATTAAAGAGCACCCGTTCATCTACTTTTGCGTTCGTGGCGTTTTTCACCGCCCCGGCCACCGCGGCCGGGGAAATGTCGCTTCCCTCGATCCGCACCGCGACCGGATGGCGGGCCGCCTCCCGTGCCTCCGAGAGCAGTGTCTCCCACCGCTTCCGGTCGAATCCATGGAGGCGCTGGAACCCGAAGTCCCGCCCGAGGGATCCCGGCGCGACGTTCCCCGCGATCAGCGCCGCCTCGATCGGGATCGTCCCGGCGCCGCATGCCGGGTCGATCAATGGCTCGTCGCCCTGCCACCCGGCGAGCAGGAGAAGCCCCGCCGCCAGTGTCTCCTTGAGCGACGCCTCCGACGGGTTCGCCCGGTAGCCGCGCCGGTTCAGGCTGTCCCCCGAGGTGTCGAGCGAGACGGCGCACTCGTCGCGCACGATCCGGACGACGATCCGAACCTCCGGCGACTTCGCGTCGACGTCCGGCCGCCGCCCGAGCGTCTCGCGGAACCGGTCGACGATCGCATCCTTCGTCTTCTGGCCCGCGAAATGGGAGTGGGTGATCCCGGAGTCGCGAACCGTGGCGTCGACCGCGATCGTCCGGTCCGGTGAGAACAGATCCGCCCAGGGGATCCCGCTCGTCCCCTCG contains:
- the tsaA gene encoding tRNA (N6-threonylcarbamoyladenosine(37)-N6)-methyltransferase TrmO, coding for MTEYILRPVGVVRSALKDAADAPKQGALTCQEAEIVVDPAYLPALVGLERRVAAAGNDDSVDAGHRKGGKIIVLCWMHGADRERLKVHPRDQEMLPERGVFSTRSPHRPNPVSLHTVALLAIEGNVLRVRGMDAIDGTPVIDIKPHSPELDS
- a CDS encoding THUMP domain-containing protein, giving the protein MQTHRFFATTFKGLEDVLAGEIAALGGEEISAGAGSVAFSGDMALCYRANLWLRSANRVVLLLSEFPAPTPAALYEGTSGIPWADLFSPDRTIAVDATVRDSGITHSHFAGQKTKDAIVDRFRETLGRRPDVDAKSPEVRIVVRIVRDECAVSLDTSGDSLNRRGYRANPSEASLKETLAAGLLLLAGWQGDEPLIDPACGAGTIPIEAALIAGNVAPGSLGRDFGFQRLHGFDRKRWETLLSEAREAARHPVAVRIEGSDISPAAVAGAVKNATNAKVDERVLFNARSIRNFDPGPGPGTILCNPPYGVRLPGGEEVETFYREMGEALKKRCRGWTAYLLSGNSAVTRFLGLKASRKFPVMNGPIDCRLLKYELY